CGATGCCTTCGTCGCCACCGTGGTGGAGTTTCCCTCCCTCTCGTGGCTGGCACCCTCCCAGATCGAGGCTCTCCAAGGCCTTGAGGCCCTGCTGTCAGACGTTATTGCCGACATGCTGCAACAGGGCGAAGACGTGCCGGAGCCGATCTCTGAGCGCAGTTACTCCGGTAAGTTCAATCTCCGGCTGGGCGAGACGCTGCACCGAGACATTGCACTGCGTGCGGCCGAGGAGAATCTGAGCATCAACCAATGGGTGGTTCGAAAGCTTATGGCCGACGGATGACGTCCATGCATGGCGTCTGGCGCTCTCCTTAGTTGTGGAGCCGGCGCGACCGAGGGGCGCGCTGCGCTAGCGCCTCGACGGCCTTCGCCGTCGGACGTGGCCTCATCGGAGAATCATATTCCTCCTCAAGTCCAGACAGCCACGATGAGGGAGCAGATCGCGGCCACGAAGGAGGCCGCCGCGATGCACACCGACACCCGGGCCGCCATCTCGGTGGATCTGGCGCGATGCTCACTGCGCAGGTCCCCGATCTCGCCTACTAGTTGCTGCATGAGCGTGGCCGAGCCGCCGACCCTCTGCCACGTCTCGAAGACCGCACCCACACGGTCCATGTCGGATATGGACTGCCACCACCACTGACGACGGAACTCGTCAAAGTGGCCGGCCGTCGAAAGGGCTTGCTTGCGGTTCCACTCTTCACCGTCAGCGAGTTCGCGGGCGAAGCCGAGGAGCCAATCTCGCTGCAGCACCGCGA
This DNA window, taken from Kineosporiaceae bacterium SCSIO 59966, encodes the following:
- a CDS encoding type II toxin-antitoxin system HicB family antitoxin — encoded protein: METLQRPHIDVSHYTYRVTWSAEDDAFVATVVEFPSLSWLAPSQIEALQGLEALLSDVIADMLQQGEDVPEPISERSYSGKFNLRLGETLHRDIALRAAEENLSINQWVVRKLMADG